The DNA region ATTATTTCTCAGATAAGGAGTGGGTTGATTTTCATCGAGCATACTTGCTGAAACTCTCAGGTAAAAGGACAGAGCGAAGAAAGATAGGAACTCCTTGTATTTTTCGCATCGTTTCTAGAGGTTGAACAATTCAGCCTCTTTTTGTTTTCCAGCAGCTTTATCGGAAAATAAAGTTTTTTCAAAGTCAAATAGGATGTTTCTTTTGATGTTTGAAGACAGGTCACAAATCTGCTTATTAGGAGGAATATATGTTAGGAGTGATACAAAATATCAATAATATTATCTGGGGACCGCCTCTTTTGGTACTCTTAGTCGGAACGGGAGTTTATTTTACAGTCCGCTTGAGCTGGTTTCAGATGGGGAAATTGCCGACAGCATTTCGCTTAATCTTCTCAAGCAATCAATCCGGTCACGGAGATGTATCCAGCTTTGCAGCTCTTTGTACTGCTCTTGCGGCTACAGTTGGTACGGGAAATATTGTTGGGGTGGCAACAGCTATTACAACGGGAGGTCCTGGTGCCCTTTTCTGGATGTGGGTCGCAGCTTTTTTTGGCATGGCGACCAAGTATGCAGAAGGTTTCTTGGCCATTAAGTATCGGACAAAAGATAGTAACGGACAAGCAGCTGGCGGTCCTATGCACTATATTACTTTGGGGATGGGACATAGATGGAAACCCTTGGCAATTTTCTTTGCGGGTTCAGGAGTTCTTGTTGCTCTTCTAGGAATTGGAACATTCTCACAGGTCAATGCAATTACTTCTGCTTTGGAAGCAAGCTTTGGTCTGTCTCCTCGATTGATTAGTCTACTATTAGCTGTGCTAGTAGCCTGTATCATCTTTGGTGGGATTGAAACGATTTCAAAAGTGTCGACCAAGGTTGTTCCTTTCATGGCTATCCTCTATATTGTGGCTACCATTTGGATTTTGATGGTTCATATTGAACAGATTATTCCAACCTTGCAACTGGTTTTTCAGTCTGCTTTTTCTCCTGTGGCAGCCTTGGGTGGTTTTGCCGGTACAACAGTCAAAGAAGCCATTCAACGAGGAATTGCTCGTGGAGTATTCTCTAATGAATCCGGCCTTGGCTCAGCACCGATTGCAGCGGCAGCTGCTAAGTCGGATAATGCAGTAGAGCAGGGCTTAATTTCTATGATAGGTCCCTTTATTGATACGATTATCATTTGTAGTTTGACAGGTCTTTCTATCTTAGTGACAGGTCAGTGGACGGTAGAGGGCTTGGCTGGTGCTTCTCTGACTCAGGTAGCTTTTGCGACTGTTTTTGGGAATCCCGGTGCGGTTGCATTGGCAGTCAGTCTAGTTCTCTTTGCTTTTACAACTATCTTGGGGTGGTCATACTACGGTGAGCGCTGTATCGCCTTCCTTTTTGGCACCAAGTCCATCTTGCCTTATCGTTTAGTATTTGTAGTAATGGTTGCTTTGGGTGGTTTTCTCAAATTAGACTTAATTTGGACTTTGGCAGATATTGTAAATGGACTGATGGCTCTTCCCAATCTGATTGCCTTATTAGCTCTCTCTCCTGTTATCATCAAGGAAACACGTCAATATTTTAAAAAGAAGTAACTTAAGAGGTTGAAAAAATAGACTTACTGCTGAGATGGTTCTTTCTTGTCTCAGTGCGGTATTTGATTTGCAGTAGACTTTAAAGGTTGAAGATGGAAGTTTGTCGAGCAAATCTTGGTAATACACATTTCCTACTCCCTTTTCAGTTTTTTTGATAGGATTTCTGCTATAATGATTACATGAACAATTTTATCATGAAATATTTATCCCAATTTGACCTTGAAGTCATTGTTGTGTCTATTTTGAATAAAGTCTTATCCCTCCTTTTACTTTTTTGTGTTTTTTATATCATTAAGAAAATCACCAAGGCATCGGTCAAAAGACTTCTTGTGCCGTCTCTCAAGGTTTCCACTCAGGAAATAGGACGTCAAAAGACCATTAGCCGTTTGGTAGAGAGCATCCTCAATTATCTGCTCTATTTCATTCTCATTTATTGTATTTTGAGTGTTTTAGGTTTGCCAGTATCTAGCTTACTGGCAGGTGCAGGAATTGCGGGTGTGGCCATTGGTTTGGGAGCGCAAGGTTTTCTTTCAGATTTGGTCAATGGCTTCTTTATTTTGATTGAACGCCAGTTCAATGTTGGCGATGTAGTAAAGCTGACTAACGGTCCAATCACTATTTCAGGTACTATTATCAGCATGGGGATTCGGACGACACAGATACGGGATGCAGATGGAACCTTGCACTTTATTCCCAATCGGAATATCTTGGTCGTTAGCAACCACTCTCGTGGAGATATGCGGGCGCAAGTGGATATTCCGCTTAAGTTTAACACAGATTTAGAGCAGGTCTACCGAGTGGTAGAAGAGGTCAATAGTAGGGAGGTCACTCGGTTTGATCAGATTACGGGTGTGACAATTTTGGGACCTCAAAATACTCCTTCGGGTCAATTCGTCTTCCGAGTCAATCTTTTTGTAGCCAATGGTCAGCAGACAAAGGTTTATCATCAATTCTTTTGCTTTTATCAAGAGGCTCTGCGTCAGGCAGGCATAGATTTGCCTGCTGTGTCAAGATAAGTCGTTGTGTCATTTTGTCCATGAGGATGTTTGTGGACAGGTTTGATTGTAGAAGATATTTTGTAAGATAAAAAAATCCCGAATTGGTATGTCAATTCGGGATTTCGTATGAATATAATGTTGGAGGCTATTTAGTAGTTTACACCAAACCTTGAGTAATCATTGCATTAGCGATTTGTTCAAAAGCAGCAATGTTGGCACCTGCAAGGTAATCCGTACCAAGGTCATATTTTTCTGCAGTTTCTTTGGCGGTGTTGAAGATATTGGCCATAATATTTTTGAGACGATCATCAACTTCTTCACGAGTCCATGAAAGGCGTAGGCTATTCTGACTCATTTCAAGAGCAGATACAGCTACACCACCAGCGTTGGCAGCTTTGGCAAGACCATAGAGAACGCCATTTTCTTTGTACACTTTGATCGCTTCAAGGTCTGATGGCATGTTAGCACCTTCAGCTACACAGTAAACACCATTTTTAATCAAGGTAGTAGCCTGTTCCCCATTGATTTCGTTTTGGGTGGCACATGGTAGGGCAATATCTGCTTTTCCATCGTAATTCCATACGGAACCTTCAAAGTATTTAGCAGTTGGTTTTTCAGCAGCGTATGCTGTCAAGCGTGCGCGGCGTTTTTCCTTAACATCCACCAAGAGATCAAAGTCAATACCTGTTTCGTCAATGATATAGCCATTTGAATCAGAAACAGAAATCACTTTTGCACCGAGCTCGGTTGCTTTTTGAACAGCGTACTGGGCAACATTACCTGAACCAGAAATCAAAACCGTTTGATCTTTGAAAGACTTACCATTGGCGGAGAGCATGTTGTCTGTGAAGTAGACCAAGCCATAGCCCGTTGCTTCTGGGCGGATGAGGGAACCACCAAAACCAAGTGGTTTACCAGTCAAGACACCCGCATCGAATTGGCGAAGGCGCTTGTATTGACCATACATATAGCCAATCTCACGTCCACCGACACCGATGTCACCAGCAGGGACATCCAAAGAAGGACCGATATGCTTTTGCAGCTCTGTCATAAAACTTTGACAAAAACGCATGATTTCAGCGTCTGTTTTGCCCTTAGGGTCAAAATCGGAGCCACCTTTACCACCGCCTATTGGAAGTCCGGTCAAGGCATTTTTGAAAATCTGTTCAAAACCAAGAAATTTGAGGATGGATTGGTTAACCGTTGGATGGAAGCGAAGACCACCTTTGTAAGGACCTACCGCTGAGTTGAACTGAACACGGTAGCCACGGTTGACCTGAACTTTACCATCTTTGTCAGTCCAAGGTACACGGAAGCTGATAACCCGTTCAGGTTCAACAATACGTGCCAAGATGTTTTCTTCGATGTATTCTGGATGGGCTTCAAACACCGGTTCAAGAGAATTGAAGAGTTCTTCTACTGCTTGAAGGAATTCTGTCTCATGTGGATTGCGAGCCTTCACGGCCTCGAAAGATGTTTGGATATATGTTTTTACATTTGACATAAAGGAACCTGATTTCTTTCTATTTCTTTGCTCTAAAAAATCGGTTATCGGTCACTCTAAGACAGTTTATTGAACTCCAATACCGTTCTCACGGTCTTATTGTCGTGCCGATTACTAATTTTCTAGGACTTGATTAAATTATCAGACAATTTAATTTATCTGATAATATTATAACACCAAGATTTTTAATTGTAAAGAGAAACCTATCAAATTTTCTACACAAGAAGATGGCTACTATTGTAAAGACGAACGTTGACAGTCATTCGACCGAAATAGAAGAGAGGCTATGCTATAATGTAAGAAAATGATGGAAAAGGAGAAAAGATGGTTTCAACAGCGACAAGATTAGGTGGATTTGATTTTGACAACTGCTTGATGAATGCAGCAGGGGTTTGGTGCATGACTAGAGAGGAATTGGCAGCAGTCAAGGATTCTGCGGCAGGAACTTTTGTGACGAAGACAGCGACCTTGGAATGTCGTTCTGGTAATCCAGAACCTCGTTATCAGAATGTTCCGCT from Streptococcus ruminantium includes:
- a CDS encoding alanine/glycine:cation symporter family protein, whose translation is MLGVIQNINNIIWGPPLLVLLVGTGVYFTVRLSWFQMGKLPTAFRLIFSSNQSGHGDVSSFAALCTALAATVGTGNIVGVATAITTGGPGALFWMWVAAFFGMATKYAEGFLAIKYRTKDSNGQAAGGPMHYITLGMGHRWKPLAIFFAGSGVLVALLGIGTFSQVNAITSALEASFGLSPRLISLLLAVLVACIIFGGIETISKVSTKVVPFMAILYIVATIWILMVHIEQIIPTLQLVFQSAFSPVAALGGFAGTTVKEAIQRGIARGVFSNESGLGSAPIAAAAAKSDNAVEQGLISMIGPFIDTIIICSLTGLSILVTGQWTVEGLAGASLTQVAFATVFGNPGAVALAVSLVLFAFTTILGWSYYGERCIAFLFGTKSILPYRLVFVVMVALGGFLKLDLIWTLADIVNGLMALPNLIALLALSPVIIKETRQYFKKK
- a CDS encoding mechanosensitive ion channel family protein, producing MNNFIMKYLSQFDLEVIVVSILNKVLSLLLLFCVFYIIKKITKASVKRLLVPSLKVSTQEIGRQKTISRLVESILNYLLYFILIYCILSVLGLPVSSLLAGAGIAGVAIGLGAQGFLSDLVNGFFILIERQFNVGDVVKLTNGPITISGTIISMGIRTTQIRDADGTLHFIPNRNILVVSNHSRGDMRAQVDIPLKFNTDLEQVYRVVEEVNSREVTRFDQITGVTILGPQNTPSGQFVFRVNLFVANGQQTKVYHQFFCFYQEALRQAGIDLPAVSR
- the gdhA gene encoding NADP-specific glutamate dehydrogenase, with translation MSNVKTYIQTSFEAVKARNPHETEFLQAVEELFNSLEPVFEAHPEYIEENILARIVEPERVISFRVPWTDKDGKVQVNRGYRVQFNSAVGPYKGGLRFHPTVNQSILKFLGFEQIFKNALTGLPIGGGKGGSDFDPKGKTDAEIMRFCQSFMTELQKHIGPSLDVPAGDIGVGGREIGYMYGQYKRLRQFDAGVLTGKPLGFGGSLIRPEATGYGLVYFTDNMLSANGKSFKDQTVLISGSGNVAQYAVQKATELGAKVISVSDSNGYIIDETGIDFDLLVDVKEKRRARLTAYAAEKPTAKYFEGSVWNYDGKADIALPCATQNEINGEQATTLIKNGVYCVAEGANMPSDLEAIKVYKENGVLYGLAKAANAGGVAVSALEMSQNSLRLSWTREEVDDRLKNIMANIFNTAKETAEKYDLGTDYLAGANIAAFEQIANAMITQGLV